ACAGGTATTTTAAAGTATAAAATACGTTTATTTCAATTATATACAGCTCAGTACATTTGTGATATACATCTTGAATCTTTTCAATCTATTTGCACTCTACTAATTTTGTAACAGCAATACGAGCAATATCTTGCTATAGATCACCCAAAACCTTGAGTGTGCATTGATTTCATTgcttaaaacaagtttaaaagaATGTTTCCTCTTGCAAAAAACACATTTCTTCCCAGCTGGTTTAAAACTTGCAAATAAAAGACATACATCTCTACTGTTTATATTCAGGCTATCACAAGCAATCTAGCTgttgagagagattttcaaaaaggcaGGTTTGGCTATATGGGCACTAGTACAAAGAGCAATACCAATTATCTGATTAAGACATTCAAAAAGATTAAGACATTCAAAATTGACTTCATCCTggcaaggaggaaggaaaaagtaTATATATTGAGATAAGAAAACATTCTTTCATAACcatatttttgcaaaaaagaCAATGCAATAAGGAAATGCAATTTAAACAAACTTTCCTCTaagaaaaatagatattttatcATACTATTAACTTTGCAATAAAATGTACTTGACAGAAAATCTACACACAGTGTGTGTACCAAAACAGtcctaaaacaataaaaaagcacATGTGAGAGACATGATGTAGAAGGCTTATTCTGGTGCAAAGTGCCTAGATTAAGTAAACATGTATACACTTATTCCTTTCAGAAGACTAACAAGTTTTACTTTGAAAGAACAGTAGAGAGTTTAAGAAAGTGTGCAGACTAAGCAGATTCACAGTGACCTAActaatattttggcatttcgtgtGTTTATCTTATATACCATGCTTTGGAATGTGTTCATACTAAAATCATACACAAAGTGgggttttatatattttaattttagcaGTGATATTTGGTTCCTGAATCTTTAGGTATTCACAAAGAAGTGCTGTAATACTTGAGAGTTGCTTTATGATAGTTACCATGAAGTGGTGATGTACCTAACAGAGACGTATGGCAGGTATTTAAGTACATTCAAAACATCTAATTTACTTAAAACTAGTCTAGAAAATAAGAGCAGTATTTAAGGTCTCTTGGTAGGAGAGATCTGCCTTAGAAGCATTTTAACTAGACGTGAACCTGAACAGTACATTTGTGCTGCTTGTTCTTTTGGTGATAAAATATGAAACCtgagagatttaaaacaaatctacATGTTTAATCTCTGGTGGACATGTATCGCAGTAACTAACTTGGAAGGATGCCCATATGTATAGATTGACATTGTACTATGAGACTTGCATTCAGAGAAACTTAAAGAGTATTTCTAAAGTCTGATTTATTGtgcaaaatgcatttttgtaCTGAAACAGATAGAATGGTATGTAACTTATTTGGGTCCTAGATTTTGAACTCATGATATCATACAATCTTCTTTAGATCTACCCTTGCCCCTTCTACTAGCTTGCATATCCTCTTTGCTTTCATCCCTAGTGTTTCCTACATTTCCTAACTCCTGTTCTGATGAATATCCATCAGCTATTTTTTCCATATCATTGCTGTCTAACACTTTTTCATTTCCAGTTTCGTCCTCCACCAGATCACATGCTTTTTCTGGAGCTGCAGACTGAGATGCATCAGTTTGCAAATGACCAGCTTCTTCAGTTCcctttcctttttcctgctgGATACTAGCATTGCCTTCAGTAATCATGCCCTCATTCTCTACACTCTGGGTTCTGCTTTGATGAGTTTCCTCCTTTTCACCTTTTTCTGTTTTGGCAGTTTCTGTGACTATTTCCTTTTCCCTAACTTCCTCCAACGTTTGTGTAGTAACTTCCTCAGCATCATGCTTTCCAGGAGCTTTTAATATCTGCCCTAATTCATcatcaaaatcaatttttttaccATCATCTTCCACTATTTCCTCCTCTTGACCCTCCACCTCAACTTGTTCATCGGGCTTCTCATCCAGCTCTGCTTTCTGTGTCTTGAGGTAATCAGCATCTTCCTCAATATCTGGAACAACTTCCTGTTTCTTAACTTCTTGTAATTCATGCTGCTCTTCTATTCCTTTATTTTCATCTTCCTCATTCCCATTTCCCATCTGTTTTGTATCCCCTTCTTTTCTGCTAAGTTGACATGCATCATCTAACACAGCGTTCTGAACTTCCATTTCCTTTGTGTTGCCTTCAAGGGATTCACTAAGTTGCTGTGATAGTTTTGTGATTTTCTGCAATGAACTATCATCGGAAACAAATCTATCATGCTGCTGGTCTGGAAGATCCAGCTTCTCGCTACTTTCCACTGATGCCTCTTTATCATCAACATTCTCTTCAATAATTACACTGACATCTTGAGTCAATTCTTGTCTAGATTCATCTTCCTCTTGTTTAACTACtttctgcatttcattttctacagtcttctctttttcttgtATTGGATTATTCTTTATTTCTTCACTGCACTTAATTGTTTGGGTTTCTACCTGTGTTCTCTCATCTTCCATCAACTCACCtctactttcctttcctttcctagaTTCATCCCACATTTCTGTGTTTGACTCCTCAATTTCATGATCGCTAGGACAAGGAACTAAAATAGTTTCTTGGGATTGACTCTCTTTCATGACATCTTGGTCCTGCCCTGTCTGATGCGATACACCCTCTTTTATCTCTGCAAATTCATCTAGGGATGCCACAGGTTCCTCTTCTTCCACCCTTTTGTTTTCAGAATCTGGTTGTACATCCAACATGCCTGTCAATTCTTCCATCTTTCCTATGTCTTTTGTTTGTCCCTTCCCAGCAATATCCTTCTCATTCTCTGCCTCATCTTGCATATTTCCTTCCTCTTCCGCTAATATCAGATCGCTCTTTGAAAAAGTGGATAGAGTATGTGTTTCATCTGGCTTTTGTTCGTTTACAATTGTATCTGGTGTGACCTCACTTTCACATGttgcttctccctcctcttccacagaatctACTTCTTTCCTTCCCTGACTCGGAACTGTATTTCCAGTCTTATTTTCTTCTTTGGCTGTAtcactctcatttttaccactcCCTACTTTACTAATTGTTCTGTCTATGCACCCTTCATCTTCATCAAGCTGTTTCTCCAAGCTACTCATAACCTCATTTTCAGTGCTTTCTTCTGCTTGACAGAGACTTTCAGTGTGAGCCTCCACATGTGATTCTTCATTACCTGTACCTGCTCTTGCACCTTCTGGTGATCCTGACTGTTCAGAAGCTGATGCATGGCTGCTAACCACAAAATCAAGAGCTTCCTGAAATATTTCAATACTGTCTTCTCTCTGGCAAATTGTAAAATCCTCTTGTTTTACTTTCTGCTCTTGTGCAACTCTTTCAGATTCATGCTCTGTGTCTATGTCAGTAGGTATTCCCAGAGGAGTCTCAATACCCTGACTTTGCAGTGTACCTGTTTCCCAATTCTCATTAgtcaagtgatttaaatcactatgTTCAGATTCCTTACTACCAAGCTGTTGGGCTTCTATGCTATCATCTCCTGATTCTGTTTCCTTTCTCAACTCAATTACATCACTATTTTCAGTGGAAGAAACATTTCCTGAAACATGTTCTGTGTGGCTTTGAATTTGTTCCTCACATCCACTACTTAACATCACTGTTGATGTGACATCATTGTCTTCCATGGTTTTCTCTGCCTCTGTATTTTCATCAGCATGCAATGTCTTTCTCTCCGTACACTCCTTTACAATTTCCCGCTCCTCAGACTCCTCTTTGTGTTCCTCATGCTCAGTATTCTGCAAgatttctcttttccccacatCCTCCAAAATCTCATCTTTCATCTCCACTTCATTCGCTCTGCCTAAAAGACCATTGAGAAAGTTGAAGGGACTACACCAAGGGGTGACTACTTAAATTTGTTAAACATGTAACACTTACCTCCCCACTTAAACCccaaaagagaaaatgaattaaaagaaTCGGTTAATAAAAGATCAGCTTTTGCCAATTACGTGAGGCAAAGCAGCAATTGAATTAGTAAATTCTCTGATCAGTGAACCCCCCCCCGCTTTCCCAAAAGCAAGAGTTGTATCTGATTCTGGCATCAGATAAGTTAAAGATTTCTCTAGTTGAAGCTGTATGAAGTACAGCTTTCATAAATGAGATGAACATTTTTCAAGCAGTGCAGTTTATTAATAGTAATGTAACAAAACTCGCAGATTTAAGATTATGAGAAAAAGGTagagttttggggttttttgctgcTAACAAGTACAAGCTATATGATCCACAAGTATTCACCATATTTTTAACCCTCACATTGCTCTATACGGTATTATTATTGCCAAGCTGTGTTTGTTTGATGGCATTACAACCAAGTCACTTACCTAATACTCAGCAATATTTTATAGCTATTGACTTAAAAAACAGGCACTATTTTATAAATAAGGGTGTATAATGAGTGTTATGGAAGATGGGATCTGATTGGCAGGCAAATGTTTTGAATACACGGATATCAGACATAAGCCACAAGGTTGAAGCTCAGTTATTTAGCGCTTCTTCCAGCCACTACATCCATCCAAAAGGGACAATATTTCTTTCTCaagtattgtttaaaaatataatttttcttcCAATTTGCAGCACTTTAGGAGCAAAAACGCAGGTGTTAACCAGCACTCAATGTCATGTATTAGCTTTTGTTCCTATGACGTACCTGTTTCCATGGAATCAGAATACGTTAAAACAGACTAGAGAGTTTTAGATATAACTTTAAATGTTCTCAGACcctgtttttgttgtttcaaATTGTTTTCACCTAATGGAATGAGAAAGCTGCCAACAGCTAAATCTGAGAAAACTCCCACTTCTAATTACATGGTTGGCTGCCTGTTGAGATTTGCTAGtatttcaattcagaaataaaaatcgAGTATTTCCTCCTCTTCCATGAGCTAATGAGACAGTGGGAAGTTCAATAGCTAATCAGTTCAGATTCTGACTATACAATATAATTGCACCAAGTCAGAATCTTTGCCAACCAGATTCCTCCTTGTCTGAGGACACACACATATAATGTATACTTCCTGTACACATTGCTGAGCATATCATTGTTACAAAATTTCCAGCAATAGAAATTGCTTTATACTTAACAGTACTAGAGATTAAGAATTTAGAACTATGTGAAAACGTCTTGCAAGAGCACACTGAACTATTGTTCAGCAGACCTGTATGTTCTCCAATAATATATTAGTTACAGAATTTGTGTGCTAAATTTACATATCAGAATTCAAATGCTCTTATTCTGGTTCTCTCTCAGCTTAATTCTCTGTgttagaaaaaataatcaaagcaaCAGTAGGATTGTTGAGGACATTCCTAAATTCAGGTTTTAATATTAAGCTAAATAAGCTGCTACTCATCTTGTATTTATACTTGTGTCACGACCATTTATTTTCTCAGGGTGCAGAATAAAGGGACCATACAATAAAATCTCCTTTTGCAGGTACAGAAAAATGTCATGATATGCTTGAAGTGAAGCGACCATAATCAagaagcagaaaaaggcataGGAGGTGATTCAACAAGCTGCGTGACTGGTTAATTGTCCAAATAATGAATGCTCAATCTCCAAGCAAAAAAGTGAATGAATTATGATTAGACAGATAGAAAAGTCTagtgcagtgatactcagacctcagtggttcaggagccaaattagcaatcagcaTTACCTAAAAGAGCCACGGtactgtgaattcattgtttcatttactatagtactattcatatttaagcagtgcaagttgataacttaattggttaatacCACAGTAAAAGCATCCAGCATTTTAATATCGTGTGCTGccaagagccgcaggagacacattgaaGAGCCATTTGCGGCTCACAAGCCatagtctgagtatcactgctctagtgGAGTGGCAGCACTTACCTAGTGTCCCATCCCCAGCTGTCTGTAGGGTCTGAGTCGCTCCTGGAGTAATCTTGGTAGAATCTGAATGTGCTTCATTATCGAGACCATCTAAAGCCTCTCCATTGGTGGCTACTTCCAAGTTTGGGATTATTCCGTGTTTCTGTGGATAAGGAAGGAACATTTTAAAGTCTGGTGTTCAAACAGTATATTTGGCTGAACATTCTTGTCCCTTTATATTCTGAGCAGTGGTTGCttcaccacaaaaccaatgagaATATGCCTCGTTCAAAGTTCTGGCAGAACAGATCTGATCACCTTTTTAAAGTAGCTCTGTTGCCCAATATCTGAAATGTTCCTTGGGCAACAGCCCCTCACCTATATTCACTATATTAGGGGTGCCAACTATCACAGAGGAGATAAGTAAAAAGCAAATTCTTGAAATGAATGAGAGCAACATGTACATATGGCTCATCAGTGCTGGATAGCTGGAACCAGCTCTTCTGTTCAGTGCACCAGCAGAGAAACCAGCAACTCATTACTTAATTGCTTTAGCAACAAGAGTTTCTTCTGTTCTTATGGCATACCTTCAGTTGTTCCTTCAGCACAACCACCTCATCTCTGAGGTCATCCCGCTCACTCCTTATGGAATCAAAGAACTCTTTCTGCCTCTCTAACGCCTGAGTGTTCACAGAGCAGACAGACAGAAGGCAGGGAGACAACAAGAAAGGAGAAGAGACTATGTAAGGCAAGTTAGAAATAAGAATAAGCAGGTTTCAGATATTCAGAAGTTAATGGAACTGACATCCATGAAAAGGAGAAAATTAACAGATTAAAGGCTAAATTTACAAATtcataaaaaatgtaaatacagtaAATATATGACTTAATCCAAACATTCAGTTTGGGGAAGTCATAATTAATATTCAACCCCTGATATCCTGCGCTGTGTTGGGATTAGATTTTTCAGTAACTAGATACAATAAGGCAGCTAAGAACAGATTTTTATACTCTTGACTTGGAATTTCCTATAGTACTTTTGtgtgggtgtggttttttttttaatcaaaatacattaaagaaagGATATGAAAGCTGGTCTGACAGATCTCAGTGGCGTCCACGGAACTTTTGCAGTCTGTCATGGAAATAGTGCGTATATCTCAAGTATGCAGCATGCAATATAAACTTGTATAAAATTCTCAGCTGTAGTGAAACTTTGACCATTTTAAATTGTGGGTTTCAAATTGCCATAAGTCATAGGACAACATCATGGACAAATGACTTGCCAGGTTTCTTTTGTCCACCCAAGAAAAGAGTCTTTCACATCTCATCTGCCACTGCCTATACCATATTTCTCTTTAGAGTTAACATTTCGTTTAcactggtggggaaaaaaagaagatttTCATCCCAAGAGTCCAGTGAGCTATAAACAAGCCCACTTTCTCCTTTCCAACAGTGCAGTTATGGTTTAAAAGAGTAAAGGTAATACATTTGAACAGAAAACCAATTCCATTCAGCATTGAAACCACATCATGAATAGCCAGTATTTTACTAAAGGACACTCCCTTTCTTGGTTATACATATCCATGATAGGGTGCACACATTTCACCATGTTATATGAACTCCAGTGAATTTTCAAATCTGGTCAGAAGATAAGCATTTTCTTGGACCTTATCTTTTAAGTTAAAGCCACAACTCTATGTAAAGAGTCTATTAGACAGATTGAGGGTCACGTTGTATAGGGTAATATTTCATTCATGAGGTTTTGCAGGTGCAGAGTCTGCTAAAGAAGCTCAGTGTGAAACTGAGCAAATTTCAGAAGGTGTGCGCGATTCCTACCCCTATTTTTTTGTCTTTCCACTCTATCGTCTCCTGAAGATCAGAAATTTCCCTGATATAGCTCTCCTGTTTCTGTTGCAGCTGTCGGATTTCCTGAGGGGCAGGGGCACACAAAGAGACAGAAAGCAGGTAAAGGGTTAATCAGAAGAAAAACTCAAGATTGTAGTGATGCAAAGAACAATGAAATCAGGTGTTAAGAAAGTACAACAAACTACCTACATGCATCCCAGAGGAAACAGAAAAGCCTTCAAAAGTTGCTACGGATAACATTTCCTGGAGTCAGAAAAGCTTTTTGGATATTCTCTAAGTCAAAATGCAACTGTTTTCCTTCAAAGAGATGAATGCAACTCCTGAAACCTACCCAGCTAGGGACAGCCAACCTCTCACCTTTAGTATGATGACAAACACCTGTCTACTGGAACTATCTTGCTCTGAATCCTTACTGGAGTTTTATGCCATTGTCCTTTTTCTTCCAGTCTCACCACAAGAAGGAGCCCAGAGCATATAATAACTTATTCTGGGAAATTAAAGACAGCATAACATACAAATCCAACTACGAACAGtacttctgaaatatttttgttttcatcagCCCTAACCATTTCAGGGCTAACAGACTGAACCTACAGTACTGCATCAGATGAGAAATCTGGGGCAGGGACTAAGATTCTCCATTCCTGTCTAAGCCTTCTATATTCTAACTGTTAGTTTGGAACACATGAATCAAACAACCACATTAAAGACAACGGAGTAATTACTTACCTCGAGCATTTCTTCTCTTTGCTTCAGGGTCTCCTTGATTTCCGTGAACTGAAACTGCAATATGCTATGAGCATGCTTTTCCCGCTCAAATTCCTGGAGAggcaaggaaatattttttgtcatgcataataataataatacctagagcTGTTCAtacacagatctcaaagtgctttacacaagGGTAAGTATCAATATCTCAATTTTAAGCTTGTTTGTCTCTTATGAAGGAAATCTAAAATTGGGACTGGATTATTTCAAACCAAATGCTCAATTTAGACACTGGGCGGTCTGGATTTTGGG
The sequence above is a segment of the Trachemys scripta elegans isolate TJP31775 chromosome 11, CAS_Tse_1.0, whole genome shotgun sequence genome. Coding sequences within it:
- the LRRFIP1 gene encoding leucine-rich repeat flightless-interacting protein 1 isoform X23, with the protein product MQTEADCFSPEAQKLAEARLAAKRAARAEAREIRMKELERQQKEIYQVQKKYYGLDTKWGDIEQWMEDSERYSRRSRRNASASDEDERMSVGSRGSLRSDLEYASAYPVAGLENERTKKKNSKAVEERPEKDFEKGARTVSSLSAATLASLGGTSSRRGSGDTSISVDTEASIREIKDINELKNQIQDVEGKYMQGLKEMKDSLAEVEEKYKKAMVSNAQLDNEKTNFMYQVDTLKDALLELEEQLAESRRQYEEKSKEFEREKHAHSILQFQFTEIKETLKQREEMLEEIRQLQQKQESYIREISDLQETIEWKDKKIGALERQKEFFDSIRSERDDLRDEVVVLKEQLKKHGIIPNLEVATNGEALDGLDNEAHSDSTKITPGATQTLQTAGDGTLGRANEVEMKDEILEDVGKREILQNTEHEEHKEESEEREIVKECTERKTLHADENTEAEKTMEDNDVTSTVMLSSGCEEQIQSHTEHVSGNVSSTENSDVIELRKETESGDDSIEAQQLGSKESEHSDLNHLTNENWETGTLQSQGIETPLGIPTDIDTEHESERVAQEQKVKQEDFTICQREDSIEIFQEALDFVVSSHASASEQSGSPEGARAGTGNEESHVEAHTESLCQAEESTENEVMSSLEKQLDEDEGCIDRTISKVGSGKNESDTAKEENKTGNTVPSQGRKEVDSVEEEGEATCESEVTPDTIVNEQKPDETHTLSTFSKSDLILAEEEGNMQDEAENEKDIAGKGQTKDIGKMEELTGMLDVQPDSENKRVEEEEPVASLDEFAEIKEGVSHQTGQDQDVMKESQSQETILVPCPSDHEIEESNTEMWDESRKGKESRGELMEDERTQVETQTIKCSEEIKNNPIQEKEKTVENEMQKVVKQEEDESRQELTQDVSVIIEENVDDKEASVESSEKLDLPDQQHDRFVSDDSSLQKITKLSQQLSESLEGNTKEMEVQNAVLDDACQLSRKEGDTKQMGNGNEEDENKGIEEQHELQEVKKQEVVPDIEEDADYLKTQKAELDEKPDEQVEVEGQEEEIVEDDGKKIDFDDELGQILKAPGKHDAEEVTTQTLEEVREKEIVTETAKTEKGEKEETHQSRTQSVENEGMITEGNASIQQEKGKGTEEAGHLQTDASQSAAPEKACDLVEDETGNEKVLDSNDMEKIADGYSSEQELGNVGNTRDESKEDMQASRRGKGRSKEDCMIS
- the LRRFIP1 gene encoding leucine-rich repeat flightless-interacting protein 1 isoform X29; this encodes MQTEADCFSPEAQKLAEARLAAKRAARAEAREIRMKELERQQKEIYQVQKKYYGLDTKWGDIEQWMEDSERYSRRSRRNASASDEDERMSVGSRGSLRVEERPEKDFEKGARTVSSLSAATLASLGGTSSRRGSGDTSISVDTEASIREIKDSLAEVEEKYKKAMVSNAQLDNEKTNFMYQVDTLKDALLELEEQLAESRRQYEEKSKEFEREKHAHSILQFQFTEIKETLKQREEMLEKHGIIPNLEVATNGEALDGLDNEAHSDSTKITPGATQTLQTAGDGTLGRANEVEMKDEILEDVGKREILQNTEHEEHKEESEEREIVKECTERKTLHADENTEAEKTMEDNDVTSTVMLSSGCEEQIQSHTEHVSGNVSSTENSDVIELRKETESGDDSIEAQQLGSKESEHSDLNHLTNENWETGTLQSQGIETPLGIPTDIDTEHESERVAQEQKVKQEDFTICQREDSIEIFQEALDFVVSSHASASEQSGSPEGARAGTGNEESHVEAHTESLCQAEESTENEVMSSLEKQLDEDEGCIDRTISKVGSGKNESDTAKEENKTGNTVPSQGRKEVDSVEEEGEATCESEVTPDTIVNEQKPDETHTLSTFSKSDLILAEEEGNMQDEAENEKDIAGKGQTKDIGKMEELTGMLDVQPDSENKRVEEEEPVASLDEFAEIKEGVSHQTGQDQDVMKESQSQETILVPCPSDHEIEESNTEMWDESRKGKESRGELMEDERTQVETQTIKCSEEIKNNPIQEKEKTVENEMQKVVKQEEDESRQELTQDVSVIIEENVDDKEASVESSEKLDLPDQQHDRFVSDDSSLQKITKLSQQLSESLEGNTKEMEVQNAVLDDACQLSRKEGDTKQMGNGNEEDENKGIEEQHELQEVKKQEVVPDIEEDADYLKTQKAELDEKPDEQVEVEGQEEEIVEDDGKKIDFDDELGQILKAPGKHDAEEVTTQTLEEVREKEIVTETAKTEKGEKEETHQSRTQSVENEGMITEGNASIQQEKGKGTEEAGHLQTDASQSAAPEKACDLVEDETGNEKVLDSNDMEKIADGYSSEQELGNVGNTRDESKEDMQASRRGKGRSKEDCMIS
- the LRRFIP1 gene encoding leucine-rich repeat flightless-interacting protein 1 isoform X21 produces the protein MQTEADCFSPEAQKLAEARLAAKRAARAEAREIRMKELERQQKEASDEDERMSVGSRGSLRSSNYSGESRKSTKKSSREEKSPSLLYSDVLPARSYRASLYDESIYSGNRRYSASSSRAPSEYSCYLGSGSRASSRASSARASPVVEERPEKDFEKGARTVSSLSAATLASLGGTSSRRGSGDTSISVDTEASIREIKDINELKNQIQDVEGKYMQGLKEMKDSLAEVEEKYKKAMVSNAQLDNEKTNFMYQVDTLKDALLELEEQLAESRRQYEEKSKEFEREKHAHSILQFQFTEIKETLKQREEMLEEIRQLQQKQESYIREISDLQETIEWKDKKIGALERQKEFFDSIRSERDDLRDEVVVLKEQLKKHGIIPNLEVATNGEALDGLDNEAHSDSTKITPGATQTLQTAGDGTLGRANEVEMKDEILEDVGKREILQNTEHEEHKEESEEREIVKECTERKTLHADENTEAEKTMEDNDVTSTVMLSSGCEEQIQSHTEHVSGNVSSTENSDVIELRKETESGDDSIEAQQLGSKESEHSDLNHLTNENWETGTLQSQGIETPLGIPTDIDTEHESERVAQEQKVKQEDFTICQREDSIEIFQEALDFVVSSHASASEQSGSPEGARAGTGNEESHVEAHTESLCQAEESTENEVMSSLEKQLDEDEGCIDRTISKVGSGKNESDTAKEENKTGNTVPSQGRKEVDSVEEEGEATCESEVTPDTIVNEQKPDETHTLSTFSKSDLILAEEEGNMQDEAENEKDIAGKGQTKDIGKMEELTGMLDVQPDSENKRVEEEEPVASLDEFAEIKEGVSHQTGQDQDVMKESQSQETILVPCPSDHEIEESNTEMWDESRKGKESRGELMEDERTQVETQTIKCSEEIKNNPIQEKEKTVENEMQKVVKQEEDESRQELTQDVSVIIEENVDDKEASVESSEKLDLPDQQHDRFVSDDSSLQKITKLSQQLSESLEGNTKEMEVQNAVLDDACQLSRKEGDTKQMGNGNEEDENKGIEEQHELQEVKKQEVVPDIEEDADYLKTQKAELDEKPDEQVEVEGQEEEIVEDDGKKIDFDDELGQILKAPGKHDAEEVTTQTLEEVREKEIVTETAKTEKGEKEETHQSRTQSVENEGMITEGNASIQQEKGKGTEEAGHLQTDASQSAAPEKACDLVEDETGNEKVLDSNDMEKIADGYSSEQELGNVGNTRDESKEDMQASRRGKGRSKEDCMIS
- the LRRFIP1 gene encoding leucine-rich repeat flightless-interacting protein 1 isoform X24, whose translation is MQTEADCFSPEAQKLAEARLAAKRAARAEAREIRMKELERQQKEIYQVQKKYYGLDTKWGDIEQWMEDSERYSRRSRRNASASDEDERMSVGSRGSLRVEERPEKDFEKGARTVSSLSAATLASLGGTSSRRGSGDTSISVDTEASIREIKDINELKNQIQDVEGKYMQGLKEMKDSLAEVEEKYKKAMVSNAQLDNEKTNFMYQVDTLKDALLELEEQLAESRRQYEEKSKEFEREKHAHSILQFQFTEIKETLKQREEMLEEIRQLQQKQESYIREISDLQETIEWKDKKIGALERQKEFFDSIRSERDDLRDEVVVLKEQLKKHGIIPNLEVATNGEALDGLDNEAHSDSTKITPGATQTLQTAGDGTLGRANEVEMKDEILEDVGKREILQNTEHEEHKEESEEREIVKECTERKTLHADENTEAEKTMEDNDVTSTVMLSSGCEEQIQSHTEHVSGNVSSTENSDVIELRKETESGDDSIEAQQLGSKESEHSDLNHLTNENWETGTLQSQGIETPLGIPTDIDTEHESERVAQEQKVKQEDFTICQREDSIEIFQEALDFVVSSHASASEQSGSPEGARAGTGNEESHVEAHTESLCQAEESTENEVMSSLEKQLDEDEGCIDRTISKVGSGKNESDTAKEENKTGNTVPSQGRKEVDSVEEEGEATCESEVTPDTIVNEQKPDETHTLSTFSKSDLILAEEEGNMQDEAENEKDIAGKGQTKDIGKMEELTGMLDVQPDSENKRVEEEEPVASLDEFAEIKEGVSHQTGQDQDVMKESQSQETILVPCPSDHEIEESNTEMWDESRKGKESRGELMEDERTQVETQTIKCSEEIKNNPIQEKEKTVENEMQKVVKQEEDESRQELTQDVSVIIEENVDDKEASVESSEKLDLPDQQHDRFVSDDSSLQKITKLSQQLSESLEGNTKEMEVQNAVLDDACQLSRKEGDTKQMGNGNEEDENKGIEEQHELQEVKKQEVVPDIEEDADYLKTQKAELDEKPDEQVEVEGQEEEIVEDDGKKIDFDDELGQILKAPGKHDAEEVTTQTLEEVREKEIVTETAKTEKGEKEETHQSRTQSVENEGMITEGNASIQQEKGKGTEEAGHLQTDASQSAAPEKACDLVEDETGNEKVLDSNDMEKIADGYSSEQELGNVGNTRDESKEDMQASRRGKGRSKEDCMIS
- the LRRFIP1 gene encoding leucine-rich repeat flightless-interacting protein 1 isoform X26; its protein translation is MQTEADCFSPEAQKLAEARLAAKRAARAEAREIRMKELERQQKEVEERPEKDFEKGARTVSSLSAATLASLGGTSSRRGSGDTSISVDTEASIREIKDINELKNQIQDVEGKYMQGLKEMKDSLAEVEEKYKKAMVSNAQLDNEKTNFMYQVDTLKDALLELEEQLAESRRQYEEKSKEFEREKHAHSILQFQFTEIKETLKQREEMLEEIRQLQQKQESYIREISDLQETIEWKDKKIGALERQKEFFDSIRSERDDLRDEVVVLKEQLKKHGIIPNLEVATNGEALDGLDNEAHSDSTKITPGATQTLQTAGDGTLGRANEVEMKDEILEDVGKREILQNTEHEEHKEESEEREIVKECTERKTLHADENTEAEKTMEDNDVTSTVMLSSGCEEQIQSHTEHVSGNVSSTENSDVIELRKETESGDDSIEAQQLGSKESEHSDLNHLTNENWETGTLQSQGIETPLGIPTDIDTEHESERVAQEQKVKQEDFTICQREDSIEIFQEALDFVVSSHASASEQSGSPEGARAGTGNEESHVEAHTESLCQAEESTENEVMSSLEKQLDEDEGCIDRTISKVGSGKNESDTAKEENKTGNTVPSQGRKEVDSVEEEGEATCESEVTPDTIVNEQKPDETHTLSTFSKSDLILAEEEGNMQDEAENEKDIAGKGQTKDIGKMEELTGMLDVQPDSENKRVEEEEPVASLDEFAEIKEGVSHQTGQDQDVMKESQSQETILVPCPSDHEIEESNTEMWDESRKGKESRGELMEDERTQVETQTIKCSEEIKNNPIQEKEKTVENEMQKVVKQEEDESRQELTQDVSVIIEENVDDKEASVESSEKLDLPDQQHDRFVSDDSSLQKITKLSQQLSESLEGNTKEMEVQNAVLDDACQLSRKEGDTKQMGNGNEEDENKGIEEQHELQEVKKQEVVPDIEEDADYLKTQKAELDEKPDEQVEVEGQEEEIVEDDGKKIDFDDELGQILKAPGKHDAEEVTTQTLEEVREKEIVTETAKTEKGEKEETHQSRTQSVENEGMITEGNASIQQEKGKGTEEAGHLQTDASQSAAPEKACDLVEDETGNEKVLDSNDMEKIADGYSSEQELGNVGNTRDESKEDMQASRRGKGRSKEDCMIS